A region of the Roseiconus lacunae genome:
GGCTGCTGTGCGGGACGATCGAAGGCCGCCTGGGGATCTGCATCGACATCCGTCGTACTAGAGAGCCGCGCGAGGATAGTCGCGGTCAAATCCGGCGGCTGACGGCGCCGGCTCTGATCTCCGGATACGAACTCCATCAACAATGCGTCGATCATCGGATCGGCATCGTCGTATGAATTCGGTTTGGATCGGTCAGAAGGCGACATCATTCGTCCAACAGGTCTAGTTTTTCTTCGACGCAGTTTCGCAGTTGTTGCTTGGCTCGCTGCATCAAATTGCGGGCACCATGATCGGTAATCCCCAATGCTTCGCCAATTTCAACGCGGCTTGCACTGGAGTCAAACCGCATTCGTAAAGCGATTTGCGCCCGTTCGGTTAATCGTTTAAAACAGTCTTCGAGAGCTTCGACGGCGGAATCACCGGACAAATCTTTGCCCGCCCAACGGTCCCAGGTTTCATCGAGCAATTCGGGTTCGGCTATCGTTTGCATTCGCCCGAGTTTTCGGTGCCGCGAAACAAGCAGGTTGTAGGCGGTGCGTCGCAGATAACCGGCCGTCGCGCCGTCATTGTGTTGAACAAACTCGTCGCGCCGAAGGACCCTTAAAAATGTCTCCTGCGTCAAATCATCCGCCGTGGCCTCGTCACAACCGAGCATTCGCAGATAACGCCAAACGCCACGTTGATGCCGGCGAACGAGTTCACCGGCTTGCAATTGGTTGCCATTCTCTGCCGTCAAGCCACTTCCGGCCTCATCACCCATGGAAGCATCTTGATGCGATTGTTGCCTGTGCGACTCGCCACTAGGTGACGCCGGCTTCGATGGTGCCTGATCGCTGGACGGTATGGATGGGTTGTCTGACTGAGTCATCGAAATGGGGTTCGGCTCAGTCGAGTTCGGCGAAGGATCGCCTAAGCTGACTTCATCCACCGAGCAATTAAGCCACGAGTTCGCTGATTACTTTTCCTCCATTAGCGATTTTCATCGGGCGACGATTCTTGCTCATGAAGGTGGTTTCCAGAGAAATCCCCAACCCTTCGCAAACCGTCGCCATCAGATCCTCGCTACGGAACGGCTCTGATTCTACCTCAGTTCCGTCGCCGTTGGTTTGCCCAACAGCTAATCCGCCTTTAATTCCTGCCCCTCCGACAACGCAAGACCAAGCTCGGGCCCAGTGATCACGCCCCGCATTTTGGTTAATTCGAGGGGTACGACCAAATTCACCCATCCAAATGATCGCGGTGTCTTGCAACAACCCACGCTGTTCCAGGTCTTCCACCAGGGCACTCATCGCACGATCGAGCTGCGGTAGCTTCGTCGTCGAAAGCGTTTGGTGGGTGTTGTTGTGAAGGTCCCAGCCGCCGAGGTCAACTTCGACGAAAGGCACGCCTGCTTCGACCAGACGACGCGCCAGCAAGCAGCCTTGGCCGAAGCCGTCATTGCCATAGCGTTCCTTCGTTTTCTCGTCTTCTTTCTCGACTCGAAACGCTTCCATTTGGCTGCTGGTGAGCAAATCGAACGTTTTCTTCAGGACCTTGCCATGCTCGGTCGCGGGATTGTCGTTGGTTCGAGTCGCGAACCCGGACTCAATTTCCTGCAGGGCGGCCATTCGGCGCCGCAAGCGGCCGTCCTCCAGATTCATACTCAAATTTCGAATTCTGCCGTTGCTGGTCACGGCGAAGGGCGACCACGCCATCCCCAAGAATCCTGGTCCGCTACTCGCCCCACCAATGGTGACAAACGGTGGGATCTCCAGTTGCGGCCGCTGACTGATCAATTCGTGTGCAACGACTGACCCGTACCCTGGGTGTTCGATGTTGGGATTCGGCACGAAGCCGGTGTGCATGTAATAACGACCACGATTGTGATCTGCCTCCCGGGTCGACATGCTACGCACGACCGAAAGGTTATGCATTTGCTTGGCGACCATCGGCATGTGTTCGCAAATCTGCATGTCGCCGGTGGTTGAAATCGGCCGGAATGGCCCCCCGGTCGGAGCTCCCGGCTTAAGATCCCAAATATCAATTGTCGGAGGCCCGCCGCCCATCCAAAGCATGATCGCCGACTTGTGACTCTTGCGCATTTCCTCGGCATTGGCCTGGATCGCCCCGCCCAACGTCATCGCCGCAGAAAACGCAGCCGAACTTCCCGCCATGTGATTCATGAAATGGCGACGGCTCATGCCGTTGGGAGTTTTCCAGTTCGAGATCATCGCAGATTGCCTATCGAAAGAAGAGTTTGGGTTGCTAATAGATTAAACGCGTGAACCGAGCGATCGAACCCACGCATCCACAGGTCAGTGCTGCATGATGAATTCGTTGCTATTCAAAATCGCCCACCAGAGGTCCTGCATCATCTCCGCTTCGTCGCCACCATTGGCCCGATAAAGCTCGCCGGCCAATCGGGTCTCTCGCTTGGAGGGACGTCGAGCCAACCCGGCCAGGTAAAGCCGATTGAGTCGATCGCTAATGGTTTTTCCGCTCACGGCAATTTCTGCCAGGAAACTCCCCGGCTTCGTGCTCGTCGCGTTCTTAGTCAACTCGCCGTTGAAGAGCATCAACGCTTGCGGAATCGATCCATCAAACGTGGTCGCCTCGTCTCCTTCGTCGGTTCCGAACGTAACGACGAATTGCTGCATCCACTCGCGACGTTTTCGTTCTTGCTGCTCGTAGGTTCCTTGCGAGTTTCCACCGGAGAGTGAGACCAGCGACTGGTAGAGCTGCTCGGCACTGATCTGCCGGAGATAAAACCGCGAAAACTTTGGCGTCTCACCGACCGACGGGTCATCGATCGCATTGTTACTGCCGAGTGCGGCACTCAATCCATACGGCTTGCTGAGCGTGATCCAAGTGATCAGATCTTTGATGTTGTAGCTGTACTTACGGAACTCAGCTGCCAATTCTTCGAGGAGTTCCGGATGCGACGGATTGGTATGCGGTCCCATGTCATCGATCGGACGGGTGAACCCATGCCCCAGAAATATCGACCAGTGCCGATTGATGGCCATCAAATCTAATGCTTCACTTTCGAGCATCAATCGCCCTAGCTCCTTGCGGCGATTGACCTCGTCGACGAAACCGCTTTTTTCAATTTCTGTGCCATCGGTAAATACCGGATAAGCAACACGAGTCAGCCCGTTACGCATTTCGTAGAAAACCAAGGCGTCGCTTGGGTCTCCCGCTTCACCCGCGAAGTCCTCGCTGACCAATTCGGCGAATTCAATGTCACGCGTCCCATCGACATATCGCCGTAAGGCCCGTGATTGACGAAAGAAAGAATTGAACTCCCAAAACTTCTGCTGCTTCCAATCGTTGAAGGGGTGATTGTGACATTGGGTGCATTGAACTTGCTGGCCCAAAAAGATTCTTGAAACGCTACTGGCGGCCAACACCGCTTTCTCGTCATTGACCTTGTCGACCAGAAAATTGACCGCGCCGTTAAACCCTGGCGCGCCTGGCTTGGTTGCCCCTTCGGCGGTAACGAGCTCAAACACCATCTGATTGTACGGCTTATTCGCGGCGAAACTGTCCCGCAAATATTTCATCATCCCATCGCGATTGGTCAGATCACGACGGTCCATCCCACCGCTGCGACCGATCAACAGATTCGCCCACACGGTGGCCCAATGATTGGAATACTCCTCGGTATACCGATCATCATGCAACAATCGCTCGACCAAGTTTTTCCGGCGATCAGATTTTCTGTCCGCCATGAAAGCCTTCATTTCCTCCATCGTCGGAACCCGGCCGATGATGTCCAAATGAACGCGACGACACCAAATCAGATCATCCGCTTCTTTCGATGGGGTGATTTCATAATCCGTCCATCCCTGCTCGATGTAGTAATTGATCGTCTCGATCGGGGAACGCCCGGTAGTCGCCGGTGCGGTTTCGAGCGTGGCCTCCGGCCCAGGCTCCGCATGGGCGAATCCACTTCCGATCGTTAAAGCGACAACCATCCCCAGCACCGACCGGCACAGCGTCATCCAACCCCGTGCTGAACTGCGCGGTGCTGAACGGCGCGGTGCCGAACGGCGCGGTGCCGAACTGCGCAGTGCTGACTTGCGATCCAATGCAGGCCAACGATGATTCGCGACGCTGTAGGTTGTCATCGAGTCGTTTCCGATTTGCCAGAGAGTCTGATGTGGTGAAAAGCGGCGGTAAGCCGACGCCAATCTGATGGCGCCCGATTTCCCTACCTCTGAAACGAAGGCAGAGGGCAATGGTACCTGTCCGAATACAGGGATTGTCCTTCAATCTTATCGCGCGATCTGCCCCGAGGTCGGCAAAACCTGCACCCACTGAAAACTCGTTTATTCCCGGACAAGCCGATCTTTCTGACAGGTTGGGGGCCACCTTTCTCTACTTCACTGGGGGCAACCGATGCAAGCGACATCCCGCCCACCGCGACACCGGCGGCCACCGGGAGAAAGCCTGGCGACTGACCAAACGTGTCATTGCAATCGATCAACCTACGCGGGTTCTTCTAACCGCCTGCCCGATCTTCACGTTCACCGGGAGCCCTTGGCCATGATCAATTCATCGCATTCGTACGTTGACATCGCAGTCACCCACACCGCGGCCGCGCAAGCCGGCGCCGTTAAAACCGGCTGGCTGATCACCCGACGTCGTTGCCCGACCGGCACCGATGGGCAAGCGGGGAAGACTCCGGCACCAACAGCCCCCCCTGACGACCGGATCTATTTGCAAATCGCCAATGGTCAGTGGGGGCCCACTTCGGCGGCGACTTGGTTCCCGACCGAATCATCCGCTCGCGTGTACCTGGAAGACTTTCAACCCCGTTATAGTGAGACGCTTGAACTGACACATCTCAGCGAAAATACGCCACCACCTGCGTTCTCATGGAACCGATTGCCGACCACCCCACGGGCTTGCCGGTGGCAATGAGCGTCAAGTTGTGCTTCTTTTTTTGACAAAATGGCCGCATTTACGCCAACCTGAACTTGCCAAACACCTTTTCTTAACCGTTTCTTTATATGGAGTCGATTCTGGCATCATTGGTGCATCTCGACCTAGCGGCCGATTTTTGTTAGTTCGCTTGGTGAATTGGAAACGGGGATGTAATGGATTTATGGATTGCAATCGCGTTTGTCTCGGCGGTTTCTTCGCTGGCGTTTGTCGCCGGCTGGAAGCTTTCGCTATCGGTCTACCATGGCAGGCCTCTGCTGCTCGTTGAGTGTCTGCTCCTCTTGTTGATTTTTGCATTCGGGCTCGCCAACCGCCTGTTTTGGGCAAGTGCGTTTTCAACGCCAGCGGCGATGGGTTGGTCAAATTGGCTACCGATCTTCCTTTCGTTCACGGCCGGGCTGGCGACAAACGCGTGCAGCTTGCGGCGTAGCTGGCGTGCGGGAACATCACTGGCGATGCTGTTCCTTGCGATTGGGTTTCTGGTGCAACCGGTGGTCCGCCCCAACTTGTATCCCATCACACTTGCGTCCCAAACCACCTGGCAAAACAACGTTTGTTTGCAAAGCAGCGAGTCGAGCTGCGGACCGGCTGCCGCGGCAACACTGCTACGCCATCACTCCCTCTTGCCTTGGGCCAAGAATCGGCTCGGTTGGTCCGAAGCCTCATCGGAAGCCATGATGGCGGATGCATGCTTGACCAGTGGACATGGCACCTCGTCTTTAGGCTTGGTCCGAGGGTTACGACTGGCCACCGAAGGCAGCCAATTCAGCGTCGCCGTGGCCGACGATGATCCGCGACATTGGCAAACGCGCAATCAACTTCCCAACCTCGCTGTCATCTGTTTTCGCGGTAGCGGTCACGGCGACACGGTCCGACGTCTTCTCGGTACCGACGGCGATGCACACGCGGTGATGGTCCACGGTCGCACGCCCGACGGGCTTTGGAAAGTAGCGGACCCAGCGGTGGGCTGGCGATACTTTCAAGACGACGAGTTTCGTCGAGTGTTCACCGGTGAAGCGATCTATCTTGCTCGGCATTAATCGCATCTGACCTCGCTTTCCGGCGCCTGCAAAACGGCCGCCACTATGAGTCCATGGCGAGTGAATACGGCGCGTTCGCGACGTGTATTTTACCGAGATAGATCTACCGACGAAATGAACGACCTGCTAACGTATGATGAACGCGTCGCATACCGGCGGGCGGGTCGGGAATCACCAAGATAAATGCCCCGATCGCCGGCGTGTGACATGACCTGAACCAACGTTCGGTTGCCACCATTGCAGCGTCTTTACTCGGCTTACGATCGAGACGAACGCAAGCGAAATGGGAATCTTGGTTGGTTCGGTTTGTGTCAATCTTCTCGTTGCTTGTTTGCGATGACGATGGTCCACAACAGCCTCGTCAAATGAGCGTCGGTCGCCATCGAACGATCCGCAAACAGTCTCGGCGATTACGTTCGACGCGTGCGAACTGACATGGAATTTGTTCCCATGTCCGCCTCGATCACACGTGCGCCTTGAGAACGTTGTCTGATTCTGAACCCGAAGGCCTCCGGCCTACAGTCCCCTCGTCGCCGACACCTGAACAAGCGATTGAACAGGACGCGACATCGTCCGACGAATCGCCCGAGCGGAACCCACCCGACGTCAAAAGTGCCGGCCCGTCAACCGATCGAGAAATTCGGTTGGTGCCGACAGCTCGTACCGCGGATGGCGAACTCGATCACGCCGCAAAACTTGTCCGCTGCCAAGAACTGATCGATTATCAATTCAACGATCTGGAGCTGCTACAGAATGCGCTCACACATGCCTCCGGCGCGGCACATCGCCTGGCCAGCAACGAACGGCTCGAATTCCTCGGCGATTCAGTCCTTGGCTTTGTCGTCTGTTCGTGGTTGTACGAAGAGTACCCCGAGTACAACGAAGGCGATCTGACAAAGATCAAGTCGGCTGTCGTTAGCCGCAGGACATGTG
Encoded here:
- a CDS encoding DUF1501 domain-containing protein gives rise to the protein MISNWKTPNGMSRRHFMNHMAGSSAAFSAAMTLGGAIQANAEEMRKSHKSAIMLWMGGGPPTIDIWDLKPGAPTGGPFRPISTTGDMQICEHMPMVAKQMHNLSVVRSMSTREADHNRGRYYMHTGFVPNPNIEHPGYGSVVAHELISQRPQLEIPPFVTIGGASSGPGFLGMAWSPFAVTSNGRIRNLSMNLEDGRLRRRMAALQEIESGFATRTNDNPATEHGKVLKKTFDLLTSSQMEAFRVEKEDEKTKERYGNDGFGQGCLLARRLVEAGVPFVEVDLGGWDLHNNTHQTLSTTKLPQLDRAMSALVEDLEQRGLLQDTAIIWMGEFGRTPRINQNAGRDHWARAWSCVVGGAGIKGGLAVGQTNGDGTEVESEPFRSEDLMATVCEGLGISLETTFMSKNRRPMKIANGGKVISELVA
- a CDS encoding DUF1549 domain-containing protein, giving the protein MTTYSVANHRWPALDRKSALRSSAPRRSAPRRSAPRSSARGWMTLCRSVLGMVVALTIGSGFAHAEPGPEATLETAPATTGRSPIETINYYIEQGWTDYEITPSKEADDLIWCRRVHLDIIGRVPTMEEMKAFMADRKSDRRKNLVERLLHDDRYTEEYSNHWATVWANLLIGRSGGMDRRDLTNRDGMMKYLRDSFAANKPYNQMVFELVTAEGATKPGAPGFNGAVNFLVDKVNDEKAVLAASSVSRIFLGQQVQCTQCHNHPFNDWKQQKFWEFNSFFRQSRALRRYVDGTRDIEFAELVSEDFAGEAGDPSDALVFYEMRNGLTRVAYPVFTDGTEIEKSGFVDEVNRRKELGRLMLESEALDLMAINRHWSIFLGHGFTRPIDDMGPHTNPSHPELLEELAAEFRKYSYNIKDLITWITLSKPYGLSAALGSNNAIDDPSVGETPKFSRFYLRQISAEQLYQSLVSLSGGNSQGTYEQQERKRREWMQQFVVTFGTDEGDEATTFDGSIPQALMLFNGELTKNATSTKPGSFLAEIAVSGKTISDRLNRLYLAGLARRPSKRETRLAGELYRANGGDEAEMMQDLWWAILNSNEFIMQH
- a CDS encoding cysteine peptidase family C39 domain-containing protein — protein: MDLWIAIAFVSAVSSLAFVAGWKLSLSVYHGRPLLLVECLLLLLIFAFGLANRLFWASAFSTPAAMGWSNWLPIFLSFTAGLATNACSLRRSWRAGTSLAMLFLAIGFLVQPVVRPNLYPITLASQTTWQNNVCLQSSESSCGPAAAATLLRHHSLLPWAKNRLGWSEASSEAMMADACLTSGHGTSSLGLVRGLRLATEGSQFSVAVADDDPRHWQTRNQLPNLAVICFRGSGHGDTVRRLLGTDGDAHAVMVHGRTPDGLWKVADPAVGWRYFQDDEFRRVFTGEAIYLARH
- a CDS encoding RNA polymerase sigma factor, yielding MGDEAGSGLTAENGNQLQAGELVRRHQRGVWRYLRMLGCDEATADDLTQETFLRVLRRDEFVQHNDGATAGYLRRTAYNLLVSRHRKLGRMQTIAEPELLDETWDRWAGKDLSGDSAVEALEDCFKRLTERAQIALRMRFDSSASRVEIGEALGITDHGARNLMQRAKQQLRNCVEEKLDLLDE